In the genome of Campylobacter avium LMG 24591, the window CAGCTTTCCATCAACTACCCATTTCTGACTTGTCTTAGGTCCCGACTAACCCTACGATGACGAGCATCGCGTAGGAAACCTTGGGTTTACGGCGTTAATGATTCTCACATTAATTATCGCTACTCATGCCTGCATGCTCACTTCTATTTACTCCAGCACTCCTTACCGGTATACCTTCGACGCAAATAGAACGCTCTCCTACCGCTTACACACAACTTAAACTATCTATAAGTTTATCCTAAGAATATTTTTACTGATTTTACTAAGTTTTACTCATATCTTTGACTTCATAAAAATCAGTAAAAATATAACTTAGTTTTTAATATTCTAAACTTAAATAATCTAAGTTGTGTGCAAGCCTACAGCTTCGGTACTTACTTTAGCCCCGTTATATTTTCCGCGCAAACTCACTAGACCAGTGAGCTATTACGCTTTCTTTAAAGGATGGCTGCTTCTAAGCCAACCTCCTGGTTGTTTGAGTAAGTTCACATCGTTTTCCACTTAAGTAAGATTTAGGGACCTTAGCTGGTAGTCTGGGTTGTTTCCCTCTTGACGACGGATTTTATCACTCGCCGCCTGACTGCTGTGATACCACTAAAGGTATTCGGAGTTTGATAGGGTTTGGTACATTGGTGTATGCCCTAGCCCATTCAGTGCTCTACCCCCTTTAGTTACTTCACAACGCTATACCTAAATATATTTCGGAGAGAACCAGCTATCACGAAGTTTGATTGGCCTTTCACCCCTATCCACAAGTCATCCCGGGGCTTTTCAACGCCTATGGGTTCAGTCCTCCACTAGTTCTTACACTAGCTTCAACTTGCTCATGGATAGATCACTTCGTTTCGGGTCTGCAGCATCTGACTTAATAGCCCTATTAAGACTCGCTTTCGCTACGGCTTCGCGTGTGCTTAACCTTGCCAGACACCACAACTCGCAGGCTCATTATGCAAAAGGCAGTCCATCACCCTGTATTGCTACATAGGGCTCTGAATGATTGTAAGCAAATGGTTTCAGGTTCTATTTCACTCGGCTCACCGCCGTTCTTTTCACCTTTCCCTCACGGTACTTGTGCACTATCGGTGTAGTATTAGTATTTAGGGTTGGATCGTGGTCGACCCGGCTTCAGACAGAATTTCACGTGTTCCGCCCTACTCAGGATACTGCTAGCTAAAGTTCATCTTTCGCATACGGGACTATCACCCTCTGTGGCTATACTTTCCAGAATGTTCTGCTAGATTTACTTAGTGCATATTGCAGTCCTACAACCCCCAGTGCAAGCACTGGGTTTGCCCTCTTGCGCGTTCGCTCGCCACTACTAACGCAATCTCTATTGATTTCTTTTCCTGTAGGTACTAAGATGTTTCAATTCCCTACGTTCGCTCCATAAATGGTAGTGTATATCTCTATACACTGGGTTGCCCCATTCGGAAATCTAGGGATCAAAGCTCCTTGACAGCTCCCCCTAGCTTATCGCAATCTAGTACGTCCTTCATCGCCTTTACTACCCAAGGCATCCACCATTCGCTCTTAGTAGCTTACCTATTTCTAATCTTCTTTAACGTCAAGGCAAAGCCTTGACTAAGAAGCAATACTAAAGGCCTAGCCCGTCCTAGCCTAAGCTAATAGACTAAATAAAAGGGTAAGGACTATATAAAAGCTTAAATTTATAAACTAGATTAAAAAATAAAAGCTTGTATTACTTCTTAATTTAAGATTAGTGCATAAAAGTTAAATTTAATTTAACTTCTACCTTTATTCTAAAACGCATCACTTCCTTGTTAAAGTTTATAGTATGAGTAAAATCTTAAATCAAGACGGAAAGTCTAGCTTGTGAATGCTAGATTTATTTATATACTTAAATTACTACTAGCTATATTAGTTTATATATGCAATATAAAAACATAAAAAAGTCATAATAAAAGTATGAGAATTAAAATTTAAACTCGCTTTAACAAGTTCAGTAAAATTGTTTTTATAAAACTTGCTTGTGACTCTTAACAATAATAAATAAAAGAACAACACTAAAACATAAGTAAGGAGTAAAACTCACATGAATATGCAAAGTGAAAGTTGAAATTATACGAAACTAAACTTAAAAATAGTTAAATTTAATAATTAAGTTTTTAAGTTTTTTGGTTTTTTGGTTTTTTATTTGGTTTGGGGTTTGAGGTTGGAAGGGTTGGGGGGGGGGCTTTTTGGGCGGTGCGAGAAAGAGGTAGACAAAAATCTCGTTATTTTTAAATCAAATTTTTTATATGTTTTTATTTAGATGAGGATAAAAATTTATCAATATATATAAATATAATATAGCTGCAAGATATGTATTGCCAATTGTATTACATATGTTTGAAAAAAGTATAATCTACAAAATACTTAGATAGTAAGCTTTCAAATAATTTTTATATATTCAAATTTTAAAAGATAAAAAAGTTGGAATAAATTGGATAGATAATAATTGCGCTTATTTAATGATGAAAATTTTCATTTAAAATTTATATTTAAGACATCGATTTAACATAAAACATCTGAAACATCATAAAAAAGTTGTTAGTGTTAAAATTTTATGGTGGTCCTAACAAGACTTGAACTTGTGACCTCACCCTTATCAGGGGTGCACTCTAACCAGCTGAGCTATAGGACCTAAATGGTGGAGAATAGCGGGATCGAACCGCTGACCTCCTGCGTGCAAAGCAGGCGCTCTCCCAGCTGAGCTAATTCCCCTCATAACCGAGACCAATCAAAAAACCTCTCATCGTTTTATCTATATCTTCATTCAAGCTTTAAAATCTAAACAAGGATGATTGAGCTTAAGTAATAGTTGTGAGACTTATTACTTATGTACTCTAGAAAGGAGGTGATCCAACCGCAGGTTCTCCTACGGTTACCTTGTTACGACTTAACCCCAGTCGCTGATTCCACTGTGGAGAGTAGCCAGTTTAGCATCCCCTCTTCGAGTGAAATCAACTCCCATGGTTTGACGGGCGGTGAGTACAAGACCCGGGAACGTATTCACCGCAACATGGCTGATTTGCGATTACTAGCGATTCCGGCTTCATGCTCTCGAGTTGCAGAGAACAATCCGAACTGGGACATATTTTATAGATTTGCTCCACCTCACGGTATTGCGTCTCATTGTATATGCCATTGTAGCACGTGTGTCGCCCTGGGCATAAGGGCCATGATGACTTGACATCGTCCCCACCTTCCTCCTCCTTACGAAGGCAGTCTCCTTAGAGTGCTCAGCCGAGCTGTTAGCAACTAAGGACGAGGGTTGCGCTCGTTGCGGGACTTAACCCAACATCTCACGACACGAGCTGACGACAGCCGTGCAGCACCTGTCTCAACTTTCTAGCAAGCTAGCACTTCTTTATCTCTAAAGAATTAGTTGGATATCAAGCCCAGGTAAGGTTCTTCGCGTATCCTCGAATTAAACCACATGCTCCACCGCTTGTGCGGGTCCCCGTCTATTCCTTTGAGTTTTAATCTTGCGACCGTACTCCCCAGGCGGTATGCTTAATGCGTTAGCTGCATTACTGAGATGACTAGCACCCCAACAACTAGCATACATCGTTTAGGGCGTGGACTACCAGGGTATCTAATCCTGTTTGCTCCCCACGCTTTCGCGCCTTAGCGTCAGTTAAGTTCCAGCAGATCGCCTTCGCAATGGGTATTCTTGGTGATATCTACGGATTTTACCCCTACACCACCAATTCCATCTGCCTCTCCCTTACTCTAGACTATCAGTTTCCCAAGCAGTTTAATGGTTGAGCCATTAGATTTCACAAGAGACTTGATAATCCGCCTACGCGCCCTTTACGCCCAGTGATTCCGAGTAACGTTTGCACCCTCCGTATTACCGCGGCTGCTGGCACGGAGTTAGCCGGTGCTTATTCCTTAGGTACCGTCAGAATTCTTCCCTAAGAAAAGGAGTTTACGCTCCGAAAAGTGTCATCCTCCACGCGGCGTTGCTGCGTCAGGCTTTCGCCCATTGCGCAATATTCCCCACTGCTGCCTCCCGTAGGAGTTTGGACCGTGTCTCAGTTCCAATGTGACTGATCATCCTCTCAGACCAGTTAAGCGTCATAGCCTTGGTAAGCCTTTACCTTACCAACTAGCTGATACTATATAGTCTCATCTTGCACCGAAAAACTTTCCCACTATAACTTGTGTTATAGTGGAGTATGGGGTATTAGCACTCATTTCTAAATGTTGTCCCCCAGTGCAAGGCAGATTAACTATACCTTACTCACCCGTGCGCCACTAATCCACCTCTAGCAAGCTAAAGGCTTCATCGTTCGACTTGCATGTGTTAAGCACGCCGCCAACGTTCACTCTGAGCCAGGATCAAACTCTCCATAAGATATTTACTTTTCAGTAAATATGGATAAGTTTAATCTTTTTCATTTCAAAGAAAAAGTTTTAAATAAAAACATAAGTTAATACACTTATGCTTGTTCTGGCTCAATCGATCACTTATTTAGATTTCAAAGATTGACGAAGTATAAATAAATAAAACAATGATAAATTAAAGAACAAAAATAAAATCAATGAGCTAGATTATTTAGACTAGAATTTAAATTAAATTATAAACAAGTCTATATAAAAGCTTTGTTTGATTTTAAACTTTCTTTGTTTTTTAGAACTCTCATGAAAGCACTATAAAAGGCTTTAGGGTTTAAAAAATAAAAAAAGGAAATGAAATTATATATAACTAAGCTTAAAGGGAGATAAAAATATAATCAAATATAATCAAATATAATCAAATATAATCAAATATAATCAAATATAATCAAATATAATCAAATATAATCAAATATAATCAAATATAATCAAATATGTGAGATATGTGAGAATTTTGAAATAATGTGATAAAAAAAGCATGTGAGAATGTATCAAAACATATGGAAATAGCATGATTAGAGGTACAATAAACATGTAGTTATATGATAATCAATTGTGAAAAAAATGAAAAAATATGATAGTATATGATAATCAACAACATGAGAATTTTAAAAAAATGTGATAAAAAATAAACACATAATAATATGTGGAAAAGTATAAAAATGTATTTCGTTGTGGGGTATTGAATTTAGGTAGAATAGGTTGGGAGATTAGAAAGACCTACCCAAACAAAACATTATGAAGATTTGAAAAGAATTTTATTCTTTTCCGTCAAGCACAGGGACAAATAAGCATTCATCAAGCACTTCTTTTTTGATGAAATTGTCTTGCTTGCTAAACCTCACTATAAACTGTTTTTTATCTTTTAGTATAGGAGCTACTAAAATTCCACCGTCATTTAGCTGCGAGAAAAGCTCTTTTGGCTCTTTTTCAAGATAAGCTGAAAATAAAATTCTATCAAAAGGTGCGTATTTTTCCCAACCAAGCTGCCCATCAGCATGCATTACGAAAATATTATGCAAACTTAGCTGCTTGAAAATTTCACTTGCCTCATCCACAAGTTTTTCTATCCTTTCTATGCTAAAAACCCTTCTTATAACCTTGCTTAAAACGGCTGCTTGATAACCACTTCCACAGCCTATCTCAAGCACAGAATCAGCACCTTCAAATTTAAGCGCCATGGTCATCTTAGCCACAGTCAATGGCGAGCTTATCCATTGCTTTGAAAGCATGGGCATAGCATTTAGGCTGTAAGCATGAGCCTTTAGTGGCGAAAAAATTTCTCTAGGAATGCTGCAAAATGCCTTGTGCAAAGCTTCATTAATTGGAGTATTAGCAGCTATTTCATCTGCCATCATTTTTAATCTTTTCTCTTCTATGAAATTCATAACACACCTTTTGTTTTAAGTAGAGAATTTTTAAGCTTTTCTAGTTTTTCAGATAATAAAACCTCGTAAATTTTTGGCTTGTTTAGCGCTAAAATTTCTTTATCAAATTTAGCACTTTGTCTTAGCATGTATTCTTTGCTTTGTTGCGTGTTAGGGCATTTATAAACAAGCTCGCCATCTTTAAAAACTTGTATATGCAAATTCTCATATAGCAAATCATTGCTTTTTTCTATAGGCTCATCTGCTAAATAAAGCTTGTCGTATAGCGCTTGTTTGGTTTTTTTATCATAAATTCTAAATAATTTTTTAAAATGCGGATTGTTGATTTTCTCGGTATTTTCACTTATTTTGATTGCAGGCTTAATGCCGTTTTTACCCTCGCTTGCAACAAGTTTATAAACGCAGCCTAAAACCGGTGAGCTTTTAGCTGTTATAAGCCTTTCTCCTACTCCAAAAGCATCAATCTTAGCACCGTTTTTTATAAGCTTTTGAATTTCATACTCATCTAATGCCCCGCTAGCTATGATTTTGCAATCTTTCAAACCCTCATCATCCAAAATTTTTCTAACTTTTTTTGATAGCTCGCACAAATTTCCCGAGTCTATTCTCACGCCAAATTCTTTTAAACTATCTCTTTTTTCTTTAAAAATTTTAATAGCATTCACAAGCCCGCTTTGTAAGACATTGTAAGTATCTATAAGCAAAATAGCCTTTTGTGGATAAAGCTCGCAGTATTTTCTAAAGGCCTCTTCTTCACTCTCAAACATCTGTACCCAAGAGTGTGCCATAGTGCCTGAGATAGGAATTTTATAAAGCTTGCAAGCAAGAGTGCAAGAACTAGCACTAGCACCGCCTATAAAAGCAGCTCTAGCACCACTTAAAGCAGCATCAATGCCCTGAGCTCTTCTTGCACCAAATTCTAAAACCGCTCTACCTTGTGCTGCACGAGCTATCCTATTTGCCTTTGTAGCTATTAGACTTTGGTGATTAAGACTTAGTGAAATGAATGTTTCAAGAAGCTGGGCTTGAGATACCTTTGCTCTCACTGTTAAAAGTGGCTCATTAGCAAATACTATCTCGCCCTCTCTAACGCTATATATATCGCCTTGAAATTTAAAATTCGCAAGGTAAGTTAAAAAGTTCTCATCAAAAAGCTTTGTTTTTCGAAGATAAGATATATCGCTTTTGCTAAATTTTAAATTTTGTATGTAGTTTATAATGGAGTTTAAACCCGAAGCTACAACAAAACCTCCATCATCTGGAACCTTTCTGAAAAAAACATCAAAATAAGATATCTGCTCATCTAAACCATTTTCCAAATAACCATTGCTCATGGTAAATTCGTAAAAGTCGCAGAGCAAAGAAAGGTTCTTAAAAATCATCAAAACTTATACTACCTTTTGAATAATTTGTAACCTTGCTTTCAAAGAAATTGCTTCTTTGGTCGTTAAATTTAGAAAAATCATCTACCCATTTTATAGGGTGTTTTGCGTTGTAAATTCGATTTAGATTGATAGCAACTAGCCTTTGGTCAACCAGGTAATGTATGTATTCTTCTATAATGTCATCCGTAAAACCCATGATTTGATTTTGGGTGATGTATTTGCCCCATTTTATTTCAAGCTCTCCAGCCTTGGTAAACATGTCATAAATTTTGTTGACATTGGTATCATTAAACAAATCTGGTCTTTCGTTTCTGGTAGAATTTATCATATTTTGAAAAAGCAATAAATGCGTTATCTCATCTCTTTGTATAAATCTTATCATTTGAGCTGAGCCAAGCATTTTGCCAGCTCTTGCGAGTGCATAAATTGCTGTAAAGCCGCTGTAAAAATAAATACCCTCTAGAATTTGATTAGCAACCATAGCGAGCAAAAGCTTGTTATCATCCACTTCTCCGGCTAATTCCTCATAAATTCCTGATATAAAATCATTCTTTTCTCTTAAGGTTTCATCGTGCTTTTCCATTTCATAGATTAAATCAGTATTGTCGCATATGGCTTCAACCATTACGGCATAGGATTTTGAATGATTTGCTTCCTCGTAAGCCTGCCTTGTTAAAACAGCATTAATTTCTGGGGCTGTTATGTAGGGGTTTATATTGTCTGCTAGGTTGTTTGTTTGAAAACTATCCATTGAAATAAGCTGAGACCACACCAAATCATACATTCTTTTTTCAGCAGCTGTTAAATTTGTCTTATAATCCAAAACATCCTTAGTAGTATCAACTTCTTTTGGAAACCAAGTATTTGCTTCCATTAAATCCCAAAGCTTTAAAGCCCAGGTGTATTTTGCCTTTGTGAAATTTAAAATTCCATGCGGATTGCCGTTAAAAACCCTTCTATCGCCTATACTTTCATCTGAGCTTGGGTTATAAATTCTCTTTCTTTTCATCTTTTATCTCCTCATTTATCTGTAATTTTAGCAACTATGTAAGATGAACTTAACAAATCATGTATCATCAAGCCGTCTTTTCTAAAAAATGTGCTAATGAGCCCAAAAAGAACTCCTAAAGATACTATAAATAAAACATATCTGTATAGTATCCTAAAAAAACCTACCTTAGTGCCTGTGTTTTTGTCTATTAAATAAAGATTGTAAGCTTTTAAACCGGGACTTTGTGCCTTTAATGCCAAAAATACGGCCTGTAAAACTCCAAAAGAAAGACAACAAATAAAAATCACTAATTGATTTTGTAAAAAAGCCTCTTTTGAACCTAGCACGAAATAAGATATATAAAGAATAGGCACATAAATCAAAAAAACATCTATAACAAAGGCTTTAAACCTTTGCATTCTAGTTGCTATTCTTGCTTTTTGTTTCATTAATTTCCACGCGAACCGGGCTTTATGGCCTTAGAACCTTGTTTGCAAAATGGACATTCTGCTTCATCATAAATTTCAAAGTCAAAATTTGCTAAGGCAAAACAAGGTATGTCTGAAGGTAGCTTAGCGTTTTCTTTTGCTGTGGTATTTAAATTTGTAATGGCGCAAAAACCGCGATTTGCCAACGCTGCAAAAGCGACCACTTCAGCATCCAAAGCACGCACAACCTCAGCACTTTCAAGGGCTGAACCGCCGGTTGTAATGATGTCTTCGCATATTATTATCTTTTCGCCCTTTTTAACTTCAAAGCCCCTTCTTAAACACATCTTTAAATCAACTCTTTCTGTAAATATAAAAGGTAGCTCCAAAGCCCTTGCCAACTCATATCCAGCTAACAATCCACCTAAAGCAGGAGAGCAAATTTTATCAGCCTTAATGCCGTGCTCTTTTATTATCTTTGCTAAGTTTTCACAAAGCATAGCGGCTCTTTTAGGCTCTTCTAAGACCTTAGCACTTTGCAAGTAAAAACCTGAGTGCTTTTTAGAACTTAATAAAAAATGTCCTTGTAAGAAGGCTGAGCAGGATTTGTAAATTTCTTCTACATTCATAATTTTAACAATTCGCTTTCTTTTGTTTTCAAACTATCGTCTATTTTGGTTATATAAGAATCTGTGATTTTTTGCACCTCATCGTAAGCTTTTTTAGCCTCATCCTCTGAAACAGTCTTATCTTTTTCTAACTTTTTTATCGCATCATTTGCGTCTTTTCTTATATTCCTAATGGCAACCTTAGCTTTTTCCGCCATGGCCTTAGCTTGCTTTACATTTTCTTGTCTTTGCTCTGTAGTCATAGGAGGGAAAAACAACTTCACAGCCTCGCCATCATTGTTTGGATTAACACCTATGTTTGCGGCACTTATGGCTGTTTCTATGTTTTTTAGCATGTTTTTTTCCCAAGGACTTATGCTTATGGTGGATGCGTCGGTATTTAGGATTGTTGCTACTTGATTAAGCGGTGTTGGGTTGCCGTAATAATCAACAGTTATGTTATCTAAAATGCTAATATTCACCCTACCCGTTCTTAAAGTGGAGAAATCTTTTTTAAGACTTTGTAAGGATTTTTCATTTTGTGCTTTTTGCTTATCATAAATTTCAACTAACATTTTTATCCTTTACTTTGTGGAATTTTCCTCTGCACTTGGCACAGTAGGAAGTGTAGGTGCTGCTGGAGCAAGCGGCGCTGATGTGTTAGTGGTATTTTGTTCTAAACTTGGTATCAAAGAGGAGGCTTTGTTTACGACAGAATCTGCGTTTTGGTTTTTATTATATAAATAACTTAGGGTAACTGTGTTGCAAATCAACAATAAACCTAAGAAAAATGTAGCCTTAGCTAAAAATCCAGCAGGCCCCTTTGCGCCAAATAAACTCTCATTGCTGCCACTGTAAGCACCAAGACCTATACTTGAGCTTTTTTGTAGCAAAACAGCTACACAAATCGCACATACTAAAATACACTGAAATACTATAAAAAGCGTAATCATCAAATTTCCTTAAAGAGATTTAAAGGGCAATTTTAGCTTAAAAAAGTTGATAGAAAATTGAAAAAAGTAAAAATATAAAATTTTATTTTAAAAGGCTCTAAATTTAGAGCCTTCATTTCATTCTCTGCTTGTAAGGCCCAGAATTTGAAGTAAGGATGTGAAAAGATTATAAAAATCTAAATAAAGAGCTACCGCACCTTCGATAGGGGTTTCATAGTTTCCTCTTATGATATTTTGAGTATCATAAAGTATGTAAAAAGAAAACAAAATAGCTCCAACGCTAGCGATAGCTAGTTGAAAAATAGGGCTTTGAAAGAAAAGATTAAAAAGCGAAGCACAGATAAGCACTATAAGCACTATGAAAAGCATTTTTCCCATAGTTGTAAAATCTCTTTTTGTGTTCATAGCAAAGATACTTAAGCCAGCAAAAGCAACAGTTGTTAATGCAAAGGCTTGAGCTACTATCTCAGCACCTGCTGGCATAGCTAAAACAGAACTTAAAAGTGGGGTTAAAGCCAAACCGGTACAAAAAGTAAAGGCAAAAAGTAAAACTAAATTTAATGGGGCTTCTTTCTTTTTGGCCAAAAGGGCAAATAAAAGCACAAGTGTTATACCAAAAAGTACTAAAACAGGGACTATACCTCTTATATAAGGCACAAGGGCACTTATACCAACATAAGCTCCGGCCGTTCCTGCTAAAAGCGAGGCTGCAAAAAGTTGATAGGTTTGTTTTATAAAAAGACTTATGGCACTTTTTGAGCCGTAACGTTCTTGATCTTTAGCGTAATCTCTATTGTAAAGACTCATATTTTCCTCCGTTATTTTAAATTTACAAACTGTATCTTAAAAAGTTAAATACAAACTAAATCCTAAAAACAAATTTTTAGATATACTTAGATAAATATTTAAAAAAGGTATTTAATGCAAAGTATAATCAAAAAAGGTGCGATGAAATTTATGCAAGAAAATTTCAAAGAGCATAAAGAACTTTTCAAGTCTCTTAAAGATAGGCAAAATCCGCATACACTTTTTATAGGTTGTTCTGATTCTAGAGTTTTGCCAAATTTAATCACAAACACAGGTCCGGGCGAGCTTTTTGTGGTAAGAAATATAGCCAATATAATACCGCCTTATAGAGTAGGAACTGATTATCTAGCCACAACC includes:
- the secG gene encoding preprotein translocase subunit SecG translates to MITLFIVFQCILVCAICVAVLLQKSSSIGLGAYSGSNESLFGAKGPAGFLAKATFFLGLLLICNTVTLSYLYNKNQNADSVVNKASSLIPSLEQNTTNTSAPLAPAAPTLPTVPSAEENSTK
- the frr gene encoding ribosome recycling factor, with protein sequence MLVEIYDKQKAQNEKSLQSLKKDFSTLRTGRVNISILDNITVDYYGNPTPLNQVATILNTDASTISISPWEKNMLKNIETAISAANIGVNPNNDGEAVKLFFPPMTTEQRQENVKQAKAMAEKAKVAIRNIRKDANDAIKKLEKDKTVSEDEAKKAYDEVQKITDSYITKIDDSLKTKESELLKL
- the pyrE gene encoding orotate phosphoribosyltransferase, which codes for MNVEEIYKSCSAFLQGHFLLSSKKHSGFYLQSAKVLEEPKRAAMLCENLAKIIKEHGIKADKICSPALGGLLAGYELARALELPFIFTERVDLKMCLRRGFEVKKGEKIIICEDIITTGGSALESAEVVRALDAEVVAFAALANRGFCAITNLNTTAKENAKLPSDIPCFALANFDFEIYDEAECPFCKQGSKAIKPGSRGN
- a CDS encoding nicotinate phosphoribosyltransferase; the protein is MIFKNLSLLCDFYEFTMSNGYLENGLDEQISYFDVFFRKVPDDGGFVVASGLNSIINYIQNLKFSKSDISYLRKTKLFDENFLTYLANFKFQGDIYSVREGEIVFANEPLLTVRAKVSQAQLLETFISLSLNHQSLIATKANRIARAAQGRAVLEFGARRAQGIDAALSGARAAFIGGASASSCTLACKLYKIPISGTMAHSWVQMFESEEEAFRKYCELYPQKAILLIDTYNVLQSGLVNAIKIFKEKRDSLKEFGVRIDSGNLCELSKKVRKILDDEGLKDCKIIASGALDEYEIQKLIKNGAKIDAFGVGERLITAKSSPVLGCVYKLVASEGKNGIKPAIKISENTEKINNPHFKKLFRIYDKKTKQALYDKLYLADEPIEKSNDLLYENLHIQVFKDGELVYKCPNTQQSKEYMLRQSAKFDKEILALNKPKIYEVLLSEKLEKLKNSLLKTKGVL
- a CDS encoding Bax inhibitor-1/YccA family protein encodes the protein MSLYNRDYAKDQERYGSKSAISLFIKQTYQLFAASLLAGTAGAYVGISALVPYIRGIVPVLVLFGITLVLLFALLAKKKEAPLNLVLLFAFTFCTGLALTPLLSSVLAMPAGAEIVAQAFALTTVAFAGLSIFAMNTKRDFTTMGKMLFIVLIVLICASLFNLFFQSPIFQLAIASVGAILFSFYILYDTQNIIRGNYETPIEGAVALYLDFYNLFTSLLQILGLTSRE
- a CDS encoding protein-L-isoaspartate(D-aspartate) O-methyltransferase; translation: MNFIEEKRLKMMADEIAANTPINEALHKAFCSIPREIFSPLKAHAYSLNAMPMLSKQWISSPLTVAKMTMALKFEGADSVLEIGCGSGYQAAVLSKVIRRVFSIERIEKLVDEASEIFKQLSLHNIFVMHADGQLGWEKYAPFDRILFSAYLEKEPKELFSQLNDGGILVAPILKDKKQFIVRFSKQDNFIKKEVLDECLFVPVLDGKE
- a CDS encoding RDD family protein, translating into MKQKARIATRMQRFKAFVIDVFLIYVPILYISYFVLGSKEAFLQNQLVIFICCLSFGVLQAVFLALKAQSPGLKAYNLYLIDKNTGTKVGFFRILYRYVLFIVSLGVLFGLISTFFRKDGLMIHDLLSSSYIVAKITDK
- a CDS encoding ribonucleotide-diphosphate reductase subunit beta; translation: MKRKRIYNPSSDESIGDRRVFNGNPHGILNFTKAKYTWALKLWDLMEANTWFPKEVDTTKDVLDYKTNLTAAEKRMYDLVWSQLISMDSFQTNNLADNINPYITAPEINAVLTRQAYEEANHSKSYAVMVEAICDNTDLIYEMEKHDETLREKNDFISGIYEELAGEVDDNKLLLAMVANQILEGIYFYSGFTAIYALARAGKMLGSAQMIRFIQRDEITHLLLFQNMINSTRNERPDLFNDTNVNKIYDMFTKAGELEIKWGKYITQNQIMGFTDDIIEEYIHYLVDQRLVAINLNRIYNAKHPIKWVDDFSKFNDQRSNFFESKVTNYSKGSISFDDF